The following coding sequences are from one Triticum aestivum cultivar Chinese Spring chromosome 5A, IWGSC CS RefSeq v2.1, whole genome shotgun sequence window:
- the LOC123103960 gene encoding NF-kappa-B-activating protein-like has product MSRTGSRLASAVVRLPGRSRVSASPSPRRRSLSPSPSPRRQRRRDRSPIPSRDRRGERSPVPFRDRRRDRSPSPYRDRRRDRSPSPFRDRRRQWSPYHNERGRDMDRVRDVEPPARRGGGGGGEWSASDDDDEDLKGLTYFEYRRVKRQKLRKSLKKCIWKVTPSPPRRDDEADEYQYSEEEEEKDKKESPKKESSEKSDEEENKDSSESESDESGSLSDSSESDYCRKKKKGRKGRRSSSKRNKRAHRRHRKSDMESESDSKVDEDSEGSDDSEDSRDKRRSKRSRRHKKSKRRGRSSRRKKSKSLDVPSDVSSEEVEVLVSSPISTDSKKMGKSSRKKSSSQSDSEDSIPSDAIIDEKEIEETDEPEIDPEAIKFKEMLEAQKKAALENEMPVGPMPLPRADGHISYGGALRPGEGDAIAQYVQQGKRIPRRGEVGLSADEIQKFEDLGYVMSGSRHQRMNAIRIRKENQVYSAEDKRALAMFNYEEKSKREHKVMADLQRLVSRTIGQETGPSHDPFAATDD; this is encoded by the coding sequence ATGTCTCGCACCGGGAGCCGCCTCGCGTCCGCCGTGGTGCGCCTCCCCGGTCGCTCCCGGGTCTCCGCCtcgccctcccctcgccgccgctccCTGTCCCCGTCGCCCTCCccgcgccgccagcgccgccgcgacCGGTCCCCCATCCCCTCCCGCGACCGCCGCGGCGAGAGGTCCCCCGTCCCGTTCCGCGACCGCCGCCGCGACCGATCCCCTAGCCCCTACCGCGACCGCCGCCGCGACCGGTCCCCTAGCCCCTTCCGTGACCGCCGCCGCCAGTGGTCGCCCTACCACAATGAGCGCGGTCGGGACATGGACCGGGTTCGGGACGTGGAGCCCCCGGCGCGCCGTGGCGGCGGTGGGGGAGGCGAATGGTCCGCCtccgatgacgacgacgaggatctCAAGGGCCTCACCTACTTCGAGTACCGCCGCGTCAAGCGCCAGAAGCTCCGCAAAAGCCTGAAGAAGTGCATCTGGAAAGTCACGCCCAGCCCTCCTCGCCGTGACGACGAGGCCGACGAGTACCAGTacagtgaggaggaggaggagaaggacaaGAAGGAATCGCCCAAGAAGGAGTCATCTGAGAAGAGCGATGAGGAGGAGAACAAGGATTCGTCGGAATCTGAGTCCGATGAGTCTGGTAGCTTATCTGATTCCAGTGAATCAGATTATTGtaggaagaaaaagaaagggcGTAAGGGCAGACGTTCTAGCAGCAAGCGCAACAAGCGTGCCCATCGTCGCCACAGGAAGTCTGATATGGAGAGTGAGAGTGATAGCAAGGTCGATGAGGATTCAGAGGGTTCCGATGACTCTGAAGATTCTAGGGATAAGAGAAGGAGCAAGAGATCGCGGAGGCACAAGAAGTCTAAGAGGAGGGGACGGAGCTctaggaggaagaagagtaagagtCTGGATGTACCGTCTGATGTTAGCTCCGAGGAGGTGGAGGTGTTAGTCTCTAGCCCTATCTCAACGGACAGCAAGAAAATGGGcaagagctcaaggaagaagagtaGCAGTCAGTCTGATTCTGAAGATTCGATCCCTTCTGATGCCATCATTGATGAAAAGGAAATTGAAGAGACAGATGAGCCTGAGATTGACCCAGAGGCAATTAAGTTCAAGGAAATGCTTGAGGCCCAGAAGAAGGCTGCACTGGAGAATGAGATGCCGGTTGGACCGATGCCACTCCCGCGTGCTGATGGTCATATTAGCTATGGTGGTGCACTCAGACCTGGTGAAGGTGATGCCATTGCACAGTATGTACAGCAGGGGAAGCGTATCCCACGGCGTGGTGAGGTTGGTCTGTCTGCAGATGAGATTCAGAAGTTCGAAGATTTGGGGTATGTGATGAGTGGAAGCAGGCACCAGAGGATGAATGCTATCCGTATAAGAAAGGAAAACCAGGTTTATAGTGCAGAGGATAAGAGAGCACTGGCCATGTTTAACTACGAGGAGAAGTCAAAGAGAGAGCACAAGGTTATGGCTGATTTGCAGCGCTTGGTTTCAAGAACCATTGGCCAAGAGACAGGACCTTCACATGATCCATTTGCTGCTACAGATGACTGA